In Lolium rigidum isolate FL_2022 chromosome 7, APGP_CSIRO_Lrig_0.1, whole genome shotgun sequence, the DNA window CCCGCTTTATGTTCGAGACTCGACAATTGGTAGCATTTTGTTATATATTACGATGTATGCTGTCCTCATGTTAAAATTGACTCGGGTACAAGTCTTTGACATcaaaatgaattagtgctaggaggaactagacactaaatgatatagtagaagcgggatctcggcgtgagaattccagaaattcgttcctgacaggaTTCGAACCCTGGTCGTTGGAGTGCACcattgcgaccccaaccactgggctgtgCCCACGTCCTCAAGTCTTTGACATCAAGGATGTAAGGCTTATAAGTAGTTTGCTCTTTGTCATGATCGGTGGAGACAGAGTGTCACGAGATATGATGTGTGATTAACTTGTACGCTTGGAAATCCTTTCTCATGCTGAGGGCAAATTCAGTGACTTCTAGTTTTTGAAGTGGTTGATGGAAGTGATTTTGTTTCCTAAGTTTTGATGCTTTTTACGATGCAGGGCGATAACAACTCCTTTCTAGGAGTTATTTATTTGTTTCATGCATACCCTTAGTCTAGAATTTTCATGTTGGACATTGGTGAATGTGATGGGACTTTCATAAGGAACTAAAATGTCTCGAGTTACTGGCATGGAAGACCTCTGTTGGCATGCAATAGCCTACGAGGGTGGATGCTATATGTCAAGCTATGCTAAGATACACAGCCACACCATTATTTCCAAATTGCAAacgtttttcgcgaaaacgcaaaatccTTGCGTTgtgatgcattgatagataagaaggttatatgtacaagtTCTAGAACGGACTAATACCACGCCACCCAAAAAGAAAACTAGTCTAGGGAAGTAGTTGGcggacaccccgggctcccgcgtctGACCATTGCCGTGCCTCAGCCATGATGTCGTTGAACAGGGACGTCACCGAAGGCCGCACATTATCGAAGACCGCCGCATTCCGGTGTTCCCATGTCCACCatgcagtaagcatgattatcGATGAAGTCCCCTTGCGCAACTGGTGAGGGGCATTTCGCACCACCAACGACCACCACTTTGTAAAGTCACCCTCAAGGCCTCAACCATCAGAGGACCTGAGGTGGATTGGCCGCGACGCGTACGGCGGATATTGTGGATACATGTAGGTGTATGGCTGTTGCGAGTACTGCGGTGGCGGGTAAGACTGTTGTGGGTACACATGATCATAGGAGGGTAGCGGTGGCTGGTACTATAGGACGACAGAGGAGGCGGTGGTGGAACATGTTCGCCCCCAGGAGGTGGGTTTGGACGCTGAGGAACCACGTTGACCGACAAAGTGAAGAATCCAGGAGCTTGGCCGATAGATTACAGCATGTTGTCACGAGTCTCACACGACAAAAGCTGAGACCACATATCATTGAGGGTTGTAGAGGGGACGACGTTTATAGTAGCAACGAGTGGGTTGAAGGTACCATCTAGGCTATTCAGAATATAGTCCTTCAACTCATCATCATCGACCGGTTTCCCAGCAGCAGCAAGTTCAGAAGCGTAGCCTTTCAACTTGGAGATGTACTACTGTTGCGCAGTCATGTCGAGTTTCTTCGCGTTGGTAAGGGCATCGCGGATGGTAGAGACCTACTACTTGGACTGTGAAGAGTAGAGCTATTGAAGGGCATGCCAAACCTCAACAGCATGTGCGAGTTCAAAAACATGAGGGAAAACATCCTCAGGGAGGAAAATCACAAGGAAGCTGACCACCTGCTGATCCCTGGTGATCCAAGTGTCATAGGCTGAATTCGGGACAATAACCTTCTTCTTATTCTTGTCTTCAGCGCCAAGGAACTCAAGCGGAGCCAGATCCGACCCCTCAAGGAGACCCATGACCCTTGCACCGCGAAGCGTGGGCAGAACTTGGGCCTGCCAACACTGGTAGCTTTCGCGAGTGAGCTTCCTGGCTGGCGGCGCACCGATGATGGTTGCACTAGAGGGATTCGAGGAAGACGCCAACAGTCCTATCGTCGGGAGGGAAGGTGCGACCGAGCGTTGTCTGGTCGATAGTTGACAGGTCCTAGGAGGAGttgttcaaaaggttttgtgggGATGTAGGATCGATCGAAGCCTGGGAAAGAGGGGAGAGACAGATCGGTGGCGTGGTGTGGAGCGATCGGATGATCGCTGGTCCTGGCGACGTTCGTGGGAAGGACACCGGCGGCGGATGTGGGTTTTGGTGTGGGAGCGATCGAACCCTTGGAATCGAGAGGGGATCGGAGgtgggaaggagcttcatcgtggTGTGTAGCGATCGGAGGTCCTGGCGACGGCGGTGGGAGAGCCACTGGCAGCGACGAgtaggaggaaaaggaggagccCCATACCATGTGAAATTGTATGCTCTAGCCAGTTCAACCATAAGGTGTGAACTAGCAAAATTATGCCACCATGAAATGCAGATCGGAGGCGAGCGTAGCATACATGGAGGAAGACACGGGAATAGGATGCCTCGATCAACTTAGACATACAAATAGGCGCGAAAGAAAACTTGGACATAGGAAAATATCACATGGATTGCATCTTTGCAAGACCATAAAAAATGAAAACGAGAATTCCATTGTGAGACAGGCCTGTACAAGTTCAAGTTAGTTGTATCAAGGGGCAGGCCATGTTTGCATACCAACACGACACTCCATAGGCATCGATCGTGAAATCCTCAACTGCATTTGCATGGAAGCAATAATTTGTGACCTCACCgagctgccggcggcggcattgAACTAGTCACACCCAAATTTTATATGCTCAGCTATCTTCAAATCTCACAAAATACTGCAGACACACAATCTTATAAACATccaattattttattttcacatttcCACCTGGCTTCACAATCTTGTTGCACCAGGGCGCACAATGAGGTCAGCCTCTCACTCGGTCACGAACGCGACGATCTTCTGGAGCAGCTCCCTGGCCTTCTCCGACGCGGGCTCGTACAGGTAGAACACGTGGCCGACGCCCTCCGACTCGAACAGCTCCACCGCCGGCTGGGGGCCCCTcgcccgcgccaccgcctccgcgtACGCCCTGCCGCGCCACCGCAGGAAGTCCCCCTCGGCCACGCACACCATCACCTTGTCGCACGCCAGCTTCTCCAGCCCCGGCGCGCCCGCAGCAGTCGGGTTCACCCGGGGGTCGTCCGCGCCGTCCACCGCGTCGGGGCACACGAACTCCCACAGGCCCTTCTCCTCCACGCCGCCCTTGTTCCCGGCCGGCCGGGGCTCCTCGCCGATGGGCTCCTTGCCCCAGAACCACGGgtggatgaggacgacgcccttGAGCTTCCCCTGGAACTCCTGCCGCATGGCGAGGTGGTGGCAGACGTTGCCCCCGGCGCTGTCGCCCGCGAGGAAGACGCGGGACAGGTCGCCGTGGTCGGCGATCCACGGGTCGGCGGCGGAGAGCGCCCAGTTGAGGGCCGCGAGGGAGTCGTCGTAGGCCGCGGGGAGCGGGTGCTCCGGGGCGAGGCGGTAGTCGACGgagacggcgacggcgccgcAGGCCGCGGCGAGGTCGTTGAGGCAGCGGTGGTACGCGGGCGTCGCGGCCGACCCGATCACGAACCCGCCGCCGTGGAAGTACACGAGGACGGGGAGCttcgtcttggccgcgccggcgccggcgccgggcggGAGGTAGAGGCGCGCGAACGAGGAGGGCGAGAGCGGGACGTCCTTGGACGCGACCCCCGTGGCGGCGTCGTGGCCCGGCGGGACGGGCGGCATGTCGAGCGGCCGCTCGAGCCGGCCGCTCTTGTAGACCAGGAGCAGCGGGGAGAAGTCGTGGACgacctcgtcgccggcgtcggcggcggcgcccgaCGACATTGTTGTCGACGATCTGTTCGGTGCGCGGCGCGCAAGTTCAGCGACGCGCGACGTCCGGGCACGGGTGGCTACGTGTGCAGTTTTGCGTCGTCCGGCTTGGGGTATTTGTACGTTCACCGGCGTGGGAAGTGGCAGGGCGGAGCTTGTGCTGGACCGGTGGCGCGTAGGTGAGTCACGACTGACGAGCATTCCTACTTTCTCATGCTGGGCGGGGGCCGCTGGGTGGCGGTAGGATAGGACTTCAATGGCGGGTAGGTGGCAAGCTGCTGAATTATACTGTATACACGGGAGATGGTATGAACGCGTGGGCTATCGGCGTCCGGCCGGGCGACCTCTCTTGTGAATGAGAGAGTTAATCGCGGCGACATGTTTGGTTCACACGAATTTTATAGGTTTCTATCATTCAATGCCATTGCCATTTTTCTCTACGGTCGAATGGAAATTAAGTTAAGGGTCATTCAACTCCATAACCGCTAGGTTTGCATCGCGATTCAAGTGTTCATTTATGAATTTCAAGTGATGTTTCAACTGAGATTTTCAGTTATACAAGTAAAGTTTTTAAGCAGTGGGCTCAAAGAGCCCAACTTTAAATCAACAAAGCTCTCTACCATCTTACAATACAAATACAAAGCAAAGAAAAATGACAACTAAAACAACAGAAGCGTGACTACAATAAATAAAGATAAAACTTAAAGACTTGAAGTCTTTGTCTCGAACAAATGAAGATCAAAGGGTGTCACACCGATGGACGATCACCAGAATCCCCACCAACCGGTTACACACATATAGACGCCAGCCACATGTGACCAAGGAAGGAGAAGCAAGGATTTTGTCTTCCTTATCAGCGATGTCGCTGATCCGCCATATATCCGGTGGCCTTAGGGGCTTTGAGCAAAAATAAACAATCAAAATCAAATGCTCACATATGACACACAACCATAAGATTTATTTTTAGGAAAAGAGATGAGAACTTACAATATTTTTCCGTTTTGAGATTAAGAAATAGCGAGCCGAGAGAGTCCAGCACAACCACGAGGCCGTGGCCGTGGCCTGCTAAGTGCTAACGGCATCTCCAACGGGTGACACAAAACGGGCTAAATTATCTGCGTGCGTTCATTTGCGTCACTTCGCAGACGTGAAAATGGTTATTTTTTCCACGCGTTCGATTGCGCTTGGGGTGTCTCCAGTGGCTCGacgaatttttttttctatttttttctatttttcatttAACATAGATgcaaacattacacaaactaatacatagttggaaACATGGTAAatcattgcaaaatgaggaaacctagctagtattggcCACGCAGGTTTTTTATGTTCGCTGACAAAAAGAACACTCTCGGGCAGTCTcaatcacctaaactggaaaatctagCTGACAAGGAGAACATATAGAAACCTCCACTAACGGCTTCAATTGGTCCGTGGCcatcttcgctgcaaagaaagaacactctaacaaCACTAGCTATTGGTGTCCTTGCCGAACTCGTccatgtggtagtgcctgcggcaggatgtgtcgtcgaacaccttgacaatCATCTCGCCATCCCCCCTTATAGAGGAAGGTGAGCAAACAGCTGGGCACGAGATCGAGATCGAGGTCGCGGACGAACTTGTTccacccggtgtgcaggtacatcttgccttgcctgtcgaacaagacctcgacatgctgatacgtctccaacgtatcgataatttcttatgttccatgccatattattgatgattcctacatgttatatgcacactttatgtcatattcgtgcattttctggaactaacctatta includes these proteins:
- the LOC124672446 gene encoding tuliposide A-converting enzyme 1, chloroplastic-like, coding for MSSGAAADAGDEVVHDFSPLLLVYKSGRLERPLDMPPVPPGHDAATGVASKDVPLSPSSFARLYLPPGAGAGAAKTKLPVLVYFHGGGFVIGSAATPAYHRCLNDLAAACGAVAVSVDYRLAPEHPLPAAYDDSLAALNWALSAADPWIADHGDLSRVFLAGDSAGGNVCHHLAMRQEFQGKLKGVVLIHPWFWGKEPIGEEPRPAGNKGGVEEKGLWEFVCPDAVDGADDPRVNPTAAGAPGLEKLACDKVMVCVAEGDFLRWRGRAYAEAVARARGPQPAVELFESEGVGHVFYLYEPASEKARELLQKIVAFVTE